One Streptomyces sp. B21-105 genomic region harbors:
- a CDS encoding alpha/beta hydrolase: MTNSNANPNSTWTGTVPVEDTALAVTDTRGPGQPVVYLNGSYATQKNWRRVTAELGNEYRHITYDERARGRSKQSADYSFEACIRDIDAVVEATGAERPLLVGWSYGAALALHWATRNRDRVAGVVMVDGGYPWDYLATVEGGREVGREEIRKMFRRFGWMMPLIRPLGMAARMSADQHAEVNIELNEIVAASDPVFDLVTFPMRFLVASGASLGGTAEGLATMRATLDPVLARNPNVKVSATVGSKHTTIVRKDFRAIAAAVREVADVVHGGVS, from the coding sequence ATGACGAACTCGAACGCGAACCCGAACTCGACCTGGACCGGCACGGTGCCGGTGGAGGACACGGCGCTGGCCGTCACCGACACCCGTGGGCCCGGTCAGCCCGTGGTCTACCTCAACGGCTCCTACGCGACCCAGAAGAACTGGCGGCGCGTCACCGCAGAACTCGGAAACGAGTACCGGCACATCACCTACGACGAGCGTGCCCGCGGCCGGTCAAAGCAGTCGGCGGACTACTCATTCGAGGCCTGCATCCGGGACATCGACGCTGTCGTGGAGGCGACCGGTGCGGAGCGGCCACTGCTGGTGGGCTGGTCCTACGGGGCGGCGCTGGCGTTGCACTGGGCCACCCGGAACCGGGACCGCGTCGCTGGTGTGGTGATGGTTGACGGCGGCTACCCGTGGGACTACCTCGCCACCGTCGAGGGCGGCCGAGAGGTCGGCCGGGAGGAGATCCGGAAGATGTTCCGGCGCTTCGGCTGGATGATGCCTCTCATCCGGCCGCTGGGTATGGCCGCTCGGATGAGCGCCGATCAGCACGCTGAGGTCAACATCGAGCTGAACGAGATCGTCGCTGCCAGCGATCCGGTCTTCGACCTCGTGACCTTCCCGATGCGGTTCCTCGTGGCCTCGGGTGCCAGCCTCGGCGGGACCGCGGAAGGGCTGGCGACGATGCGGGCCACGCTGGACCCGGTGCTCGCCCGGAATCCCAACGTGAAGGTGAGCGCGACGGTCGGAAGCAAGCACACGACTATCGTGCGCAAGGACTTCCGTGCCATAGCCGCGGCCGTTCGAGAAGTTGCCGACGTGGTGCACGGTGGGGTCAGCTGA
- a CDS encoding TetR/AcrR family transcriptional regulator, whose product MTTEVKQSPRERLLEAAATLTYRDGVGIGVEALCKAAGVSKRSMYQLFESKDELLAASLKERAAAFVARALPPADDGRSPRERILYVFERVESQAGAPDFQGCRYLAVQIELKDQAHPASRVAHQIKANLTAFFRSEAERGGASDPDLLARQLILVFDGASARAGIGADNLTGLVAPTVTTLLDAADMH is encoded by the coding sequence ATGACTACCGAAGTGAAGCAAAGCCCCCGGGAGCGGCTGCTGGAGGCGGCGGCCACGCTCACCTACCGCGACGGCGTCGGTATCGGCGTCGAGGCCCTGTGCAAGGCGGCGGGGGTGTCGAAGCGCTCCATGTACCAGCTGTTCGAGAGCAAGGATGAACTGCTGGCGGCGAGCCTGAAGGAGCGTGCCGCTGCCTTCGTGGCGAGGGCCCTGCCTCCGGCGGACGATGGCCGTTCCCCCCGTGAGCGGATCCTGTACGTCTTCGAGCGGGTGGAGTCGCAGGCGGGTGCGCCCGACTTCCAGGGCTGCCGGTACCTGGCTGTGCAGATCGAGCTCAAGGATCAGGCCCACCCCGCGAGCCGGGTGGCCCACCAGATCAAAGCGAACCTGACGGCCTTTTTCCGGTCCGAGGCCGAACGGGGTGGGGCGAGTGACCCCGACCTGCTGGCCCGGCAGCTCATCCTGGTCTTCGACGGCGCCAGCGCCCGCGCGGGGATCGGCGCCGACAATCTGACCGGGCTCGTCGCGCCCACTGTGACCACCCTGCTCGATGCGGCAGACATGCACTGA
- a CDS encoding SNG1 family protein has translation MSGIPPFRVLCAKPLWIVNGAITGVLALLFTVFYVGANIDPVDHMKNLPVGLVNADKGAAVGGKQVNLGAGITESIKKSTASGDKIDWKVMDEKEMKEELGKGKLYGALVVPADFTSAATALTGTATAGAPTRPTLTVLTNQSAGSVGSSLARTATTQAAESASLQVGKELTSQDGTRQANLPAAARVLLADPAAVTVKDGHPLDSHSGLGLTAFYYALVLVVCGMLSANVISGQVDHALGYTHNDMGPLRMHRPLIRATRVQTLAISSTLMAGLSLLMGSLVMVGAVGLMGMHAAHLPLLWLYSVCAIAISGIGALTLLAVFGTPGMLVVTLVFIGMAVPTANATTPLQALPGFYRFLAEFEPLRQITGGIRSILYYDAQADAGLTRGWAMMAVGLVAAALFGFGVTGWYDRKGLHRIPAETEPETAAAPA, from the coding sequence ATGAGTGGGATTCCCCCCTTTCGCGTACTGTGCGCCAAACCCCTGTGGATCGTCAACGGCGCCATCACGGGCGTCCTCGCGCTGCTGTTCACCGTGTTCTATGTCGGGGCCAACATCGATCCCGTCGATCACATGAAGAATCTGCCCGTCGGCCTGGTCAACGCCGACAAGGGGGCCGCTGTCGGTGGCAAGCAGGTCAACCTGGGGGCTGGGATCACCGAGTCGATCAAGAAGTCCACCGCGAGCGGGGACAAGATCGACTGGAAGGTGATGGATGAGAAGGAGATGAAGGAGGAACTCGGCAAGGGCAAGCTGTACGGCGCGCTCGTCGTTCCCGCCGACTTCACCTCCGCCGCCACCGCACTCACCGGCACCGCGACCGCCGGGGCCCCGACCCGCCCGACGCTGACGGTGCTGACCAACCAGTCCGCCGGCAGCGTGGGCTCCAGCCTGGCCCGGACGGCGACGACGCAGGCGGCCGAAAGTGCCTCGCTCCAGGTCGGCAAGGAGCTCACGTCCCAGGACGGGACCAGGCAGGCGAATCTGCCCGCCGCGGCACGCGTCCTCCTGGCCGACCCCGCCGCCGTCACGGTGAAGGACGGCCATCCGCTCGACTCACACAGCGGCCTGGGCCTGACCGCGTTCTACTACGCGCTCGTCCTGGTGGTCTGCGGGATGCTCTCCGCCAACGTCATCAGCGGCCAGGTGGACCACGCCCTCGGCTACACCCACAACGACATGGGCCCGCTCCGCATGCACCGCCCGCTGATCCGGGCGACCCGGGTGCAGACCCTCGCCATCAGCAGCACCCTCATGGCCGGGCTGTCCCTGTTGATGGGGAGCCTGGTCATGGTGGGCGCGGTCGGCCTCATGGGGATGCACGCCGCCCATCTACCCCTGCTGTGGCTGTACTCGGTGTGCGCCATCGCCATCTCCGGGATCGGTGCGCTCACCCTGCTCGCCGTGTTCGGCACGCCCGGCATGCTGGTGGTCACGCTGGTCTTCATCGGGATGGCGGTGCCGACGGCCAACGCCACCACGCCGCTTCAGGCGCTGCCCGGCTTCTACCGCTTCCTGGCGGAGTTCGAGCCGCTGAGGCAGATCACCGGCGGCATCCGCTCGATCCTGTACTACGACGCCCAGGCCGACGCCGGCCTGACCCGGGGCTGGGCCATGATGGCCGTCGGTCTCGTGGCAGCCGCCCTTTTCGGCTTCGGCGTGACGGGCTGGTACGACCGCAAGGGGCTGCACCGCATCCCTGCCGAGACGGAGCCCGAGACGGCCGCTGCCCCGGCGTAG
- a CDS encoding 2Fe-2S iron-sulfur cluster-binding protein has product MGDTGRVLPVPYDRTALDVLHEALPDLPFSCRQGFCGTCRVRVAHGHVDHRDRRLTATERAAGAMLPCVSRAPEGERLVLEV; this is encoded by the coding sequence TTGGGCGACACCGGACGGGTTCTGCCAGTGCCGTACGACCGCACCGCCCTGGATGTTCTCCACGAGGCCCTGCCGGACCTGCCATTCTCCTGCCGCCAGGGGTTTTGCGGCACCTGCCGGGTACGGGTGGCCCATGGCCATGTCGATCATCGTGACCGCCGACTCACGGCCACCGAACGTGCGGCCGGCGCCATGCTGCCCTGCGTCTCGCGTGCACCGGAAGGAGAGCGGTTGGTGCTGGAGGTGTGA